One Leuconostoc mesenteroides subsp. mesenteroides ATCC 8293 genomic window, ATCCCGAAACTTTTGAAGTTAGGGATTTTTTTGATATAATAATTAAAATTAACTAAGGAACATATAATGAATAGTTGGCATAGAATTGTTGTTAAAGTCGGCACGAGCACAATTGTTAATCGTGATGGGCAAATTAATTACCCAGTCGTTAATCGGTTGGCACAAACACTTTCCAGTTTACAAAAATCTGGTCACGAAATTTTATTAGTTACATCCGGGGCAATTGGTGTGGCATTGGATCAGATGAATCTAGAAAAACGACCACAAGAAATTCCACAACAGCAAGCATTAGCTGCCATTGGTCAGGGATACTTGATGTCATTGTACAATCAAAGTTTTGCATTCTATCAACAATTAATTGGACAAGTTTTATTGACGTATGATGTGTTCGACAATAAAGCGATGCTTGAAAACACAATGAATGCCATTGAAATGATGTTTTCACAGCACATCATTCCCATTGTTAATGAAAATGATGTGATTGCAGTTGATGAGCTTGACCATCAACATTCATTTGGCGATAATGACCGCTTAGCTGCTATTGTGACACGTGAAATTGGTGCCGATGGATTAATTATTTTGAGCGATGTCGACGCGTTGTATACGGCTAATCCTAATATTGATGAATTTGCACAAGCCATTGATAAGGTAACGAAAATTACCGATGATATTCGTATGAGCGCCACCGGATCAACTTCTGGTTTAGGAACAGGTGGGATGAGCACAAAACTTGCTGCTGGTGAATTTGTGATGAAAAATGGTGGTAAAATGGTGTTAATTAATGGTAATAATCCAGCCTTGATTTTAGAAGTAATAGCTGGTAAAACGGTGGGAACATTATTTCAAGGAGAATGAGTCTATGAACGCAGTGGAAGAAATTGGTAAGCGTGCCAAATTAGTGACTTCTGATGTCGCTAATTTGGCAGTAGATATTCGTAATCAAATATTATTGGATATGTCGTCAGCCTTGGTAGCTAACTGGCAAGAAATTGTGGCAGCTAATAAAAAAGATTTGGACGCGGCTACGCAGCTCTCGGGGCCAATGCGTAATCGATTGACGCTTGACCAAAAAACAATTGGCGGTATTGCAGCGTCGCTGTCAGCGGTCGCTAAGTTAGCTGATCCTTTGGCAGGTCCATATGACAATTGGAAAAATCATACAGGATTTAAAATTGTTAAAAAAACAGTGCCACTAGGGGTTGTGGCGATGATATTTGAGGCGCGCCCGAATGTGACCGTAGATGCTGCCGCATTAACCTTTAAATCAGGTAATGCAGTTATTTTACGCGGTGGTAAAGAGGCTATCGAGTCAAATATTATCTTAACGAATATTTTGCGTAATGTGTTACGTAAACACAATTTAAACCCAGATATAATACAGTTAATCACGGATACAACACATGATTCAGTCAACACATTACTAAATTTGCGTGACTATGTTGATGTATTAATTCCGCGTGGTTCAGGTCAGTTTATTGATTTTGTTGTAAAAAATGCAACGGTACCGGTTATTGAAACTGGCGCAGGTAACACACATATATTTGTGGACGAGAGTGCCAAGCAGGATGAGGCTATTCGTGTCATTCATAATGCCAAAACACAAAAACCAGCAGTTTGTAATGCTGCCGAAAAACTATTAATTCATGAGGCAATTGCGGGTGAATTTTTACCAAAAATTGTCGATGATTTATTGGCTGCTGGTGTAGAGTTGCGCGGGGACCAAAAAGCCCGTAGTATAGATAGTCGAGTAATTGGCGCAAGTGCTGAAGATTGGGATACTGAGTATAACGATTTAATTATGGCTATAAAAATTGTTCACAATAACGATGAAGCAATTACCTGGATTAATGACCACACAACCCATCACTCAGAAACAATTATCAGTGAAGATCTTAATCATGTTACTGATTTTATGAATACTGTTGATGCTGCTGTTGTTTATCAGAATGTTTCAAGCCGATTTACTGATGGTTTTGAATTTGGATTTGGCGCAGAAATTGGTATCTCTACACAAAAGCTTCATGCGCGTGGCCCAATGGGACTAAGTGCGTTAACCACAATTAAGTATGAAGTATTCGGTGAAGGACAAATTAGAGAATAAGCACAGTATTTTTGACCCAAAAAAATGATCCACGATACGGACAACTAGGTTTGGTGTCGTATCGTGGATCATTTTTATGTTATTGAAGCACAGTTAGCATTAGATTTTGAAAATCATGAACAAATCTTTTTGAATCAACTAAAACAGCAGCTTTAGTAGTTGTTGGGACCAAAAGTTTCTCTTTATCACCGATTGTGCGGCCATAATCGCCACTTTCTTTATCGTATGTTACCCGCATTGCTAAGGCAATTGATGTAACATAGCTAGGATCGATTCCAACAGCAACTGCTAGTGGATCGTGGAGGGCAGCACCATTTTTATTGATGTTTAAGTTAGCATACGCATCAATATAGAAATCCATTAAGTCAGCAAATTTTTCTCCGGCTAAGGTTCCTAGTGTACGCCATGCTGCAGTTTCTTTTTTCGTTAGCAGCGTGCGGAGGGTAACATCAAGGCCAACCATTGTTAGGTTTTGCTGATGAACGAAAGCAAAGTCAGCCGCTTCAGGGTCTTGGTGAATGTTTGCTTCGGTAAAAGGCGTTAGGTTACCTGGTACAGTTAAAGCACCGCCCATTAGCGTTGTATTACCAATCAAGGTAGCCACGTCATTATCTTTTTCAATCGCTGCAGCCAAATTGGTGAGAGGCCCAGTTGGAATAAAAATTAGGTTTTCTTTATATTGATGAGCAGATTCAATTAAAAAATCAACAGCTGATTGGGTTTCGATTTGTCTTGGTGAAGTTTCTAAGGTGATTTCACCTACGCCATTTTTACCGTGAATAAGCTGTGAAATAGGCATAACTTCAAAATTATTGGTTGTACTTGAATGACTAGCACCAATAAATACAGGGACATCGTCAGCACCAAGTAAATGTAATAAATTCAGTGAGTTTTGTGCGGCCGTTTCAACAAGTGTGTTACCATAACTAGAGATAATACCAATCAAATCGACATTTGGATCAGCTACAGCGTAGGCGAGCGCCAGAGCATCATCCACGCCAGTATCCAGATCAAGAATCATTTTTTTAGTAGCCATAAATTGTAATTATGTGCAGACGCACATTTCCTCCAAATTGTAATATATATTAATTATAACGGACGAAAACTATTTTTGTTTTAAATTAACGCAATGTTAGAATGACGTTGCAATAAAGTAAAATCGGAGAATATTTAAATGACAGAGTTATATGATGTAGCAATCATAGGTGGTGGACCAGTTGGTATGTTTACAGCTTTCTATGCCGGATTACGTGATACTAAAGCAGTTCTAGTTGAAAGTTTAGCAACACTCGGCGGACAAGTGACATCGTTATATCCTGAGAAAAAAATTCTTGACGTTGCTGGATTCACAGGAATTAAAGGATCAGCATTGATTGATTCATTGGATGAACAAATGAAGTTATTTCCAATTGATATCAAAACCTCAACAACTGTGACTAATGTGACGAAAACAAACGACTTATTCACAGTGACCATCAACAATGGTTCGTCATTTCAGGCTAAAACAATCATCATCACAACAGGTAAAGGCTCTTTTGAACCACGCAAGATGCAGGTGTCCGGCGTTGATCAATTGGTTGGCCAAGGTATTCACTATTTTGTAACGAATAAACATGATTTTGATAACCATGATGTAGCGATTGCTGGTGGTGGTGATTCAGCTATTGATATGGCTACGATGCTTAATGAATTTACCCATTCTACAAGAATTATTCACCGCCGGGATCAATTTCGTGCAATGGAGCAAAGTGTGAAACAACTGAGCCAATCATCCGTTATCAAAGAAACGCCGAAAAAAGTATCACAGATTGAAAAACAAAGTGATGGTAAATTGAAAATTACGTTAGCGCAAGTGAAGAATGATCAGGTAACTAATGATATTTGTGTTGATGATTTAATTATTAATTATGGTTTTATTTCGGAAAATAAAATTGTGCATGGTTGGGATATACAACCAGAAAATGAAGGACAAGCGTTTTCCGTCGACCAAGCAATGCAGACGACGATACCCGGCGTTTTTGCTATTGGGGATGCTAGCCACTATGAGGGGAAAGCAGATTTAATTGCTGTTGGATTTGGTGAAGCGCCAACAGCAGTTAATGCTGCAATTCGATTTTTTGATCCACAGCGACGTGGCCCCGGCCATTCGAGTTCAATGGTTATTCAAGATGGAAAACTTATATAAGTAAAAAAGTAGTAGATGAGTATATCATCTACTACTTTTTTAAAAGCTACTTAGCGGAATCTAAAACAGTTGCTTCTCCTGTGGCATAATCAATTTGAATGCCTGGCTGTACGTTGAAAATCCAATAGTTTAAGTTCAGTGTTTTGCCGTTGTCTTCAACTGATTTAGCCATATAGTGAACACCACGAGCAAGACGTTCGTTGCCAACATAAAGTGGCGTGACCTGTGCACGGACCGTAATAGTTGGATTGTTTTGGATAGCATTGCGAATATCATTTTCAGGGACGAGCTGACCTGGATAGGCATTTTCAACACGTGTACCCGTAATCATATTTTCTGTGACCATAGTGGGTAACCCGAAAAATTGATAGCCCACAATGTGAGATTTATTCCAAAGCGCTTGCATACCATTGCCCAATTTAACGTTAGGGTTATCATGATAACCACCGACCCACTTAGTACCATCGTAGCGATCGTTAATAAACCAACCGGATGGGCGGACAGTGTAAGGAATACGATCCGGCCGTTTAGTAACTTTTGATATGGCCGACTTACTGGCCACGAAATTTCCTTGTTGCGAACGGCCTAACGAATCAAGAGCTGAGAGGCTTAACCCATCAACTGGATTGAGCTTAGATGCTTGACTTGGGAAAGTTTCTTTCATTTGGTCGTCTGTGAAGGTTGCTTTATTGTTGTTGACATGAACGATGTCACCATCTAGCGTTCCATCCCATTTTAAGTTGAGCAGGGCCTGATCAGATTGGGCAGTTACTGTTGGATGAGATGTTTCAGTAGAAGTATTTGTCGATTCGTAGTTTTGCCACAAATAAAATCCGGCAACAACAACTAGAATCAGAAGGGATAGTATCTTATTTTGTGGTTTGCTTTTGCGTCTATAAGTGCGTTTTCGTGCCATGATTCTCTCTCTTTCAAGTTCTTATATCATAACATTTATGCTACGCCAAAACATCAACAAAAACGATAATAGAAATCAGCGTTCCAGTTCCCACTCGGCTTTGAATTGCGCTAAGAATGATAGCATGAACTGTTGACGACTTTCAGAAATTGTGCGTGCTGTGTCTGTATTTAATTTGTCCTGAATAAGTAATAATTTTTCATAAAAATGGTTAATTGTCGTACTTTTTTGATTGCGATAATCAGTTTTATTTTGTGGTAAATGTGGTTGAATTTCTGGATCATATAATACACGATTTTTTACCGCACCATAAGTAATTGCTCGTGTGATGGCGATAGCTCCCATAGCCTCTAAACGATCAGCATCTTGTACAATTTGTCCATTGATATTGAGCTCTTGAGTACCTTCTAGTGACTTAGACCAAGACATATTGTCGATGATATAGGTGATTTCTTCTATCATTTCTGGATGAACGCCGATAGATAGAAGAAACGAAATCATATTATTTTTTGCTGCAAGAATATCTTCTTGACTATCGTATAATTTATCATCATAGACGTCATGCAGCAATGCGGCAGCACGTACAACAAAAGCATCTGCTTTTTTCTCATGGGCAAGAATCTTGTTAGCTAGTGCAAGGACGCGATTAATGTGATCAATGCTGTGTCCAGTATTATCTTTAGTGAGTGCGTCTTTCATATAACGATTAATCATTTCAAGTTGATCCATTTTAATTTCCTTTAAGTTTTATTTCGATTGCTTATTAATTAGTTTAAACTAATTAATAAGCAATCGCGTTTAAAAGTTGGATTAATTCGTAAAAGTTTCAATATATCATAAATAATAACTTGAGTCTCTATGAAAAATTATTGATTTTAGTTATAATTATTTTAATATAACTTTACCTCATACGGTAAAAATCATGCTTAACGTAGAAAGAGACGATTCTTTTTATTGTGAGTGTTTTAAAGAAAGAGGAAGACTCATATGTCAGAACCAAATAATATTTTGTTTAATACCGGAAATCACACTGATTCGGCTGTCATTTATGACAAGTTTTCAAAGGCAGAACAGCAATTTTCAGTAAAAAAGGATAAGACCTTTTATATTACCACGCCAATTTACTATCCGTCTGGTAAGTTGCAGTTGGGAAACACTTACACAACGGTGCTTGCTGATGCAGCAGCACGATACCACCGCTTACTGGGTGAAGATGTTTATTTTTTAACAGGTACAGATGAACATGGATTGAAAATTCAACAAAAAGCTGAGGCTGCGGGTATATCTGAAATAGATTTTCTTGATGGTATGGCGAAGCAAATTAAAGACTTGTGGAAGCTAATGGATATTTCATATGACGATTTTATTCGCACTACAGAAGATCGCCATGAAAAAGCAGTCGCTAAAATCTTTACGCAATTACTAGAAAATGGGGATATTTATAAAGGTGAGTATGAAGGTTGGTACTCTGTTTCTGATGAAGAGTACTTTACAGAATCTCAATTAGCCGAAGTCTATCGTGATGACGCAGGCAAAGTAATTGGTGGGAAAGCACCATCAGGGCATGAAGTTGAGTTAGTTAAAGAAGAAGCATACTTCTTCAAGATGAGTAAATACGCTGATTGGTTACTTGATTATTACAAAACACATCCAGAGTTTATTCAGCCAGAAGCTCGAATGAATGAGATGATTAATAATTTCATTGCACCAGGTCTGGAAGATTTAGCGGTAACACGTACATCATTTGACTGGGGTATTTCAGTACCAGGGGATGAGAAGCATGTGATTTACGTTTGGATTGACGCATTAGCTAACTATATTACTGCTCTAGGTTATAATTCGGACGATACAACCCTATTTGATAAGTTCTGGCCTGCAAACGTTCAACTTGTTGGAAAAGAAATCGTTCGTTTCCATACTATTTATTGGCCAATTATGTTGCATGCATTGGGATTAGAGTTGCCTAAATCAGTTGTAGGTCATGGTTGGCTTGTGATGAAAGACGGTAAGATGTCTAAATCAAAGGGTAATGTAATCTATCCTGAAGTGCTTGAAGAACGCTATGGTCTAGATGCAGTTCGCTATTATTTATTGCGTTCAATGCCATTTGGTAATGATGGTGTATTTACACCTGAAGATTTTGTGGCGCGTGTTAACTATGATTTAGCTAATGATTTAGGTAATTTGTTGAATCGTACAGTAGCCATGATTAATAAGTATGTGGATGGGGTTATTCCCGAGCTACTAACAGGTAAGACTTCTTTTGATGAAGACTTGGTTCGAACTGTAGAAGATGCCATTGTTGAATACAACAAAAACTTTAAAGAATTACGTACTGCTGACGCACTTGAAAGTGTTTGGAAAATCATCCGTCGTGCAAATAAGTATATTGATGAGACACAACCATGGGTGTTGGCAAAAGATGAAAATGAAAAGGAAGTTTTGTCTAGCGTAATGGCTCATTTAGCTGGTGCATTACGGGTTACTGCTGTTTTGTTACAGCCAGTATTAACACAAGCACCAAAGAAGATTTTTGATCAATTAGGCTTAGATTATTCTGACAAAGGTGTTGCTATTGCAGGTTTGACTTTCAGTAAGTTACCAACTGGCGGTCATGTTGTCAAGAAGGGTGAACCAATTTTCCCACGCCAAGACGTTGAAGAAGAAGTGGCCTTTATTTCAGGACTAGTTTCAAAAGATACCAAAGGTAAAGGGCGTGCGGTTAAAGAGGCAGCAAAAGAAGCAGCTCAGGTGGCGCCATCTAAGGATTTGATTACTTATGATGATTTCGATAAAGTTGAAATCTTGGCTGCTAAAATTACGGCAGGAGAAATTGTTGCTAAATCTGAAAAATTGTTAAAGTTTACGCTTGATGATGGATCAGGGAAGCCACGCCAAATTTTGTCGGGTATTCGTAAATGGTATTCAGACCCTGCTGCTTTGGTGGGTAAAACGGTTGCTATTGTTGCCAATATGAAGCCACGAAAAATGGCTGGTGAACTTTCTGAAGGGATGATTTTGTCGGCTGAGAAGAATGATATTGTTACTGTAACGATATTGCCGGATTCAATTGAACCGGGTTCAGGAATTGAATAATAAAAGAGCAGCTCTTCGGAGTTGTTTTTTTATTTGATTTGACGAAAGGACAATTGTTAACTAAAATTAACTATAAAGTAAACATTGTGATAATAGTGGAGGAAAGTGATGAGTACAGCTGATAAACTGTTAGCTTTGTTGGTTAATACAGCAGGCGATTGGGTGTCTGGTGAAGCAATTGCGCAACAGTTAGGGATTACCCGAACTTCTATATGGAAGTCTGTTAAAAAGCTTGAGTCTCAAGGACATCTCATCGAGAGTGTTCGTGGGCAAGGATATCGATATGTAGAGGGCGCTAAAATTTCTGCTGTTGGCATTAAAAAGTATTTAAAATCAGATGTGGATCTGAAAGTCTTTGACACGATTGACTCGACTAATGTGTATGCTAGAGAGAAGCTTTCTTCTGGCGAAATTACTAAAAATACGGTTATTGTTAGTGAAAGCATGTCGGCGGGAATTGGTCGATTAGGAAGAAAGTTTTTTTCGCCGAAAAATACGGGTATGTACGTCACTTTTGCTTTGCCACTACCTGTGGAGACGATAGTAAACCCCGGCCGATTAACTACTAGTACCGCAGTAGCTGTCTCAAAAATGGTTAAAGAAGTATTTGATATCGATATTCAGTTTAAGTGGGTCAACGACTTATTGTACAACAACAAGAAAGTTGGTGGTATTTTGACCGAAGCCATTACGGACTTTGAAAGTCAACAGTTTTCATCTTTAGCTGTGGGTATTGGTATGAATCTTGCCACGCCTGATGGTGGATTTCCAGATGAAATTTCTCAAAAAGCAGGTGCGCTGACTGATGAAATGGCTGTATCAGGAAATGAAGTTGTCGGTTCTTTAATTAATCACTTTTTTGATATGTACCAGGATTATCAGGACGGGCATTATATACCGCAATATCGCAAAAAGGTGGTTGGTGTTGGACAATCAGTAGAACTAAAGCGTGGTCAGGTGAACTTAACGGGGATAATTAGAGAAATCGATAATGATGGTTGCCTCGTGCTTGATACGAAGCGGGGCATAGAGCGCATTAATTCTGGTGAAATTACTAAATTACTGTTGCCAAATAATGAATACCAGGGTTAGACACTAAAAAAGCAACTACACAGACTGTAGTTGCTTTTTTAGTGGATTCTTTTGATAATTTGTAACTCTACTAAGGTTACAAAAAAGATTAAACCAACATCAATTAAAAAATCAAGTAAACTGGTAAAACCTAGTATACCAGTGACGTTAATTATGTTACCTATGTAAAATTTAATAATAAAACACTTATATGCAAAACCAATTAAATGAACCATAATTAAGCAGAGATAGTTACTGACCAGGGTATTCAAAAATTGGTGATGGCTAAATAGTTTGTTGCCCTTTCTAATGATAGCAGCAAAAAATGGCATTAGTGTAAAAGCGATTAAGAAACCAAACGTTGTCTTGAATATATAGCCTAGTCCGCCACCAGATGCAAATATGGGTAAACCGAGTAATCCGGAAACAAGGTAAAGCACTGTCAACCAAGAACCATACTTGGCACCGAGAATCGGATAAACTAAAAAGATAAAAGCCGTTTGTAGCGAAATGTAGTCGTAAAAAGGAATCGGAATAGCTACTTTGGCAGAAAGCACCAATAGAGCAAAGTAAATACCTATTTTACAGATAGTTTGTGCACTAACGCTAACGTTCGTCTGTTGATACATAATATATAATCCTCTCAATATTAGATGTTACCCTTTTTTATTAAAATGGATAACAAAAACAATTTACTATAAATGCATTTCTTTGTCAAATATGTTACCTTTTATATATGATTTGGTTAACAAAAATCTGGAGGAAAGCATGCATTATAAGAAACGTAGTCAAGAAGTATTATGGTTGCCATTCACGCAAATGAAAACGTTGTTCCTGGTATTTTGGCTGCTGGGAAGATGTTGACGGGAGGATACTTACCATTAGCCATCACTATGATATCTGAAGCGATCTATCAAGTTTTTTATGATGATTACGATGAAATAACATTGTTTCGCGGTCATTCTTATACGGGTAATCAATTAGGTTGTGCTGTGGCATTGAATTGGTTAGAAATAAAGAGAAGCGACAACCTTTTGACCCTGATTTAAGAGCAGTTTGGTGAGCAACATTAACCATGCGAAAACTTGGCTTGCTCACAAGACCATTGGGGGACACAATTGCATTCTTGCCGCCATTGATTGCAACAAAAGAAGAAATGAAGCAAATAATTGTCATAATTAAAGAAGGCATTCAAACTGTCATGGAAGAAATGAATCATGAAGAATAAGGGCTATTTTATTACAGGAACTGATACGGAAATTGGTAAAACCTTTGTAACGGCCAGGTTGGCACGTTATTTCAATAAGCACAATCAAGATATTGGTGTCTTTAAGCCATTGATGAGTGGTACACGTAGAGAAAACCCTTGTAGCGATGCCTATATTTTAAAATCCGGTGCAAAGGTTTTGGATGGTTTAGAAGAAATTAACCCTTTTCAATGGGATGAAGCGCTCGCACCAGCCTTAGCTCAAAAGCGTGCAAAAACAGACTATTCATTAGATGATGTACTGAAAAAATATAATGTATTAGCTCAGAAACACAAGGGCATGTTGGTTGAAGGAGCAGGCGGCATTACAGTACCATACGGCGATGATTTTACCGTCACGGATTTAGCGTGTGCGTTGAATTTACCGTTGATTATTGTGGCACCAAACAAACTAGGTGTGATTAATCATATTATATTAACCATTGAATTTGCTAAAAACCATGATTTAACAATAGCGGGGATAATTTTTAATGGTGTCAAGCACAAAGGTGTGGTAGAAGATACGAATTTAACACTATTAAAAGAGATGACTGATGTACCAATAATTGGTGAATTACCATGGATTACCAATCAGATAAACGCAGAATTACCTTTGGAAAAGTACTTGGATATAAATCTGTTAATGTGATTTATTGATCATAGTGGATAATCAGATTAAATAACAAATAATACTATAAATTTTGAGATTAATGAGAGTACTATCTGCACTCATGTTAAGAAAAAAACAAAATGTTATATTAAGCAGCTACATTCGCTCAAAACTGCACTTTGTGCTATAATAATGGTGTTGACTAAAGTCAAAAATTTTTGGAGGATCTAAAACACATGAC contains:
- the bioD gene encoding dethiobiotin synthase, with translation MKNKGYFITGTDTEIGKTFVTARLARYFNKHNQDIGVFKPLMSGTRRENPCSDAYILKSGAKVLDGLEEINPFQWDEALAPALAQKRAKTDYSLDDVLKKYNVLAQKHKGMLVEGAGGITVPYGDDFTVTDLACALNLPLIIVAPNKLGVINHIILTIEFAKNHDLTIAGIIFNGVKHKGVVEDTNLTLLKEMTDVPIIGELPWITNQINAELPLEKYLDINLLM
- a CDS encoding HD domain-containing protein, which codes for MDQLEMINRYMKDALTKDNTGHSIDHINRVLALANKILAHEKKADAFVVRAAALLHDVYDDKLYDSQEDILAAKNNMISFLLSIGVHPEMIEEITYIIDNMSWSKSLEGTQELNINGQIVQDADRLEAMGAIAITRAITYGAVKNRVLYDPEIQPHLPQNKTDYRNQKSTTINHFYEKLLLIQDKLNTDTARTISESRQQFMLSFLAQFKAEWELER
- the proB gene encoding glutamate 5-kinase: MNSWHRIVVKVGTSTIVNRDGQINYPVVNRLAQTLSSLQKSGHEILLVTSGAIGVALDQMNLEKRPQEIPQQQALAAIGQGYLMSLYNQSFAFYQQLIGQVLLTYDVFDNKAMLENTMNAIEMMFSQHIIPIVNENDVIAVDELDHQHSFGDNDRLAAIVTREIGADGLIILSDVDALYTANPNIDEFAQAIDKVTKITDDIRMSATGSTSGLGTGGMSTKLAAGEFVMKNGGKMVLINGNNPALILEVIAGKTVGTLFQGE
- a CDS encoding biotin--[acetyl-CoA-carboxylase] ligase, with product MSTADKLLALLVNTAGDWVSGEAIAQQLGITRTSIWKSVKKLESQGHLIESVRGQGYRYVEGAKISAVGIKKYLKSDVDLKVFDTIDSTNVYAREKLSSGEITKNTVIVSESMSAGIGRLGRKFFSPKNTGMYVTFALPLPVETIVNPGRLTTSTAVAVSKMVKEVFDIDIQFKWVNDLLYNNKKVGGILTEAITDFESQQFSSLAVGIGMNLATPDGGFPDEISQKAGALTDEMAVSGNEVVGSLINHFFDMYQDYQDGHYIPQYRKKVVGVGQSVELKRGQVNLTGIIREIDNDGCLVLDTKRGIERINSGEITKLLLPNNEYQG
- a CDS encoding aminotransferase class III-fold pyridoxal phosphate-dependent enzyme, giving the protein MVAIHANENVVPGILAAGKMLTGGYLPLAITMISEAIYQVFYDDYDEITLFRGHSYTGNQLGCAVALNWLEIKRSDNLLTLI
- the metG gene encoding methionine--tRNA ligase; this encodes MSEPNNILFNTGNHTDSAVIYDKFSKAEQQFSVKKDKTFYITTPIYYPSGKLQLGNTYTTVLADAAARYHRLLGEDVYFLTGTDEHGLKIQQKAEAAGISEIDFLDGMAKQIKDLWKLMDISYDDFIRTTEDRHEKAVAKIFTQLLENGDIYKGEYEGWYSVSDEEYFTESQLAEVYRDDAGKVIGGKAPSGHEVELVKEEAYFFKMSKYADWLLDYYKTHPEFIQPEARMNEMINNFIAPGLEDLAVTRTSFDWGISVPGDEKHVIYVWIDALANYITALGYNSDDTTLFDKFWPANVQLVGKEIVRFHTIYWPIMLHALGLELPKSVVGHGWLVMKDGKMSKSKGNVIYPEVLEERYGLDAVRYYLLRSMPFGNDGVFTPEDFVARVNYDLANDLGNLLNRTVAMINKYVDGVIPELLTGKTSFDEDLVRTVEDAIVEYNKNFKELRTADALESVWKIIRRANKYIDETQPWVLAKDENEKEVLSSVMAHLAGALRVTAVLLQPVLTQAPKKIFDQLGLDYSDKGVAIAGLTFSKLPTGGHVVKKGEPIFPRQDVEEEVAFISGLVSKDTKGKGRAVKEAAKEAAQVAPSKDLITYDDFDKVEILAAKITAGEIVAKSEKLLKFTLDDGSGKPRQILSGIRKWYSDPAALVGKTVAIVANMKPRKMAGELSEGMILSAEKNDIVTVTILPDSIEPGSGIE
- a CDS encoding NAD(P)/FAD-dependent oxidoreductase, with amino-acid sequence MTELYDVAIIGGGPVGMFTAFYAGLRDTKAVLVESLATLGGQVTSLYPEKKILDVAGFTGIKGSALIDSLDEQMKLFPIDIKTSTTVTNVTKTNDLFTVTINNGSSFQAKTIIITTGKGSFEPRKMQVSGVDQLVGQGIHYFVTNKHDFDNHDVAIAGGGDSAIDMATMLNEFTHSTRIIHRRDQFRAMEQSVKQLSQSSVIKETPKKVSQIEKQSDGKLKITLAQVKNDQVTNDICVDDLIINYGFISENKIVHGWDIQPENEGQAFSVDQAMQTTIPGVFAIGDASHYEGKADLIAVGFGEAPTAVNAAIRFFDPQRRGPGHSSSMVIQDGKLI
- a CDS encoding biotin transporter BioY, with product MYQQTNVSVSAQTICKIGIYFALLVLSAKVAIPIPFYDYISLQTAFIFLVYPILGAKYGSWLTVLYLVSGLLGLPIFASGGGLGYIFKTTFGFLIAFTLMPFFAAIIRKGNKLFSHHQFLNTLVSNYLCLIMVHLIGFAYKCFIIKFYIGNIINVTGILGFTSLLDFLIDVGLIFFVTLVELQIIKRIH
- a CDS encoding DNA/RNA non-specific endonuclease, whose translation is MARKRTYRRKSKPQNKILSLLILVVVAGFYLWQNYESTNTSTETSHPTVTAQSDQALLNLKWDGTLDGDIVHVNNNKATFTDDQMKETFPSQASKLNPVDGLSLSALDSLGRSQQGNFVASKSAISKVTKRPDRIPYTVRPSGWFINDRYDGTKWVGGYHDNPNVKLGNGMQALWNKSHIVGYQFFGLPTMVTENMITGTRVENAYPGQLVPENDIRNAIQNNPTITVRAQVTPLYVGNERLARGVHYMAKSVEDNGKTLNLNYWIFNVQPGIQIDYATGEATVLDSAK
- a CDS encoding nucleoside hydrolase, which gives rise to MATKKMILDLDTGVDDALALAYAVADPNVDLIGIISSYGNTLVETAAQNSLNLLHLLGADDVPVFIGASHSSTTNNFEVMPISQLIHGKNGVGEITLETSPRQIETQSAVDFLIESAHQYKENLIFIPTGPLTNLAAAIEKDNDVATLIGNTTLMGGALTVPGNLTPFTEANIHQDPEAADFAFVHQQNLTMVGLDVTLRTLLTKKETAAWRTLGTLAGEKFADLMDFYIDAYANLNINKNGAALHDPLAVAVGIDPSYVTSIALAMRVTYDKESGDYGRTIGDKEKLLVPTTTKAAVLVDSKRFVHDFQNLMLTVLQ
- a CDS encoding glutamate-5-semialdehyde dehydrogenase, coding for MNAVEEIGKRAKLVTSDVANLAVDIRNQILLDMSSALVANWQEIVAANKKDLDAATQLSGPMRNRLTLDQKTIGGIAASLSAVAKLADPLAGPYDNWKNHTGFKIVKKTVPLGVVAMIFEARPNVTVDAAALTFKSGNAVILRGGKEAIESNIILTNILRNVLRKHNLNPDIIQLITDTTHDSVNTLLNLRDYVDVLIPRGSGQFIDFVVKNATVPVIETGAGNTHIFVDESAKQDEAIRVIHNAKTQKPAVCNAAEKLLIHEAIAGEFLPKIVDDLLAAGVELRGDQKARSIDSRVIGASAEDWDTEYNDLIMAIKIVHNNDEAITWINDHTTHHSETIISEDLNHVTDFMNTVDAAVVYQNVSSRFTDGFEFGFGAEIGISTQKLHARGPMGLSALTTIKYEVFGEGQIRE